A genomic segment from Saprospiraceae bacterium encodes:
- a CDS encoding FKBP-type peptidyl-prolyl cis-trans isomerase, whose product MRLNIINWITGCFVLLTISNSCKNDYADLKEGTTDHGYHFIWARNEKTPVVKPGEVIFFNAELYVGGVLERRSQDLGRTMKKLLEPKDSLLLGTKKVPIDQFFPIAEVFYYVSKGDSIIIDKTGMYKPEDSLKTKEITWKISILDIKPVKVVEEAEAKRLKKLEKDKEIWEGTRRAVETNFGLYLKDIEDGNKLGYTSYTKSNVKVVILKPGMGLKPVLGEKVRFHFYAKHAKLGLVEESYSRGNPEQIIVGAFALNIGIEESLLEIPKGSKAMLFIPAKIANISSKIPSAIPEGTNLEVFIDLLEDEPEY is encoded by the coding sequence ATGAGATTAAACATAATAAACTGGATCACCGGATGCTTTGTATTGCTAACGATTAGCAATTCATGTAAAAATGATTATGCTGATTTAAAAGAAGGGACTACAGACCATGGTTACCATTTTATTTGGGCTCGAAATGAAAAGACTCCTGTGGTAAAACCGGGTGAAGTCATTTTTTTTAATGCAGAACTTTACGTGGGGGGTGTATTGGAGCGGAGATCCCAAGACTTGGGGCGAACTATGAAAAAACTCCTTGAGCCTAAAGACAGTTTGCTGCTTGGAACTAAAAAGGTTCCCATTGATCAGTTTTTTCCAATTGCTGAAGTATTTTATTATGTATCTAAAGGAGATAGTATAATAATAGACAAAACAGGAATGTACAAACCGGAAGACAGTTTAAAAACCAAGGAAATAACCTGGAAGATTTCAATATTGGACATCAAACCAGTAAAAGTTGTAGAAGAAGCGGAAGCAAAGCGACTAAAGAAACTTGAAAAGGATAAAGAAATTTGGGAAGGAACACGTAGGGCCGTAGAAACAAATTTTGGACTTTATCTTAAAGATATTGAAGACGGTAATAAATTGGGCTATACCAGTTATACAAAAAGCAATGTCAAGGTTGTGATTTTAAAACCAGGAATGGGTTTAAAACCCGTATTAGGGGAAAAGGTTCGCTTTCATTTTTATGCAAAACATGCAAAATTGGGGCTTGTTGAAGAATCTTACTCCAGAGGAAATCCTGAACAAATTATTGTTGGAGCATTTGCATTAAATATAGGAATTGAAGAAAGCTTATTAGAAATTCCAAAAGGAAGCAAGGCCATGTTGTTTATTCCAGCCAAGATTGCTAATATCTCCTCTAAAATTCCAAGTGCGATCCCAGAAGGAACTAACCTGGAAGTCTTTATAGATTTGCTGGAAGACGAGCCGGAATATTAA
- a CDS encoding VCBS repeat-containing protein has translation MNTSNYYFFVLIIFGFIGCTKSKNNKSESGTLFTLMDPKETGIRFENTIQETEQLNYYYYDGIYQGAGTAVLDINKDGLMDVFFVSNQGPEKLYLNKGDFKFEDISNTARIEGGPEWTTGATVADVNGDGWDDIFISCFLLENVELRKNKLYINNKDNTFSERSNEFGLNDSTYTISATFFDYDLDGDLDMFQVNQPPNIVLRRISSKLWEANHSCKLFRNDNFHFTDVTKEAGVFTLGYALSAVSADVNNDGYPDLYVTVDYKEPDFLFLNMKNGTFRDVAKSAMNHFSLFSMGCDIADYNDDGFLDIFSVDMVAEDRYRNKTNMAGMDIPKFWKNVELGFHYQYMFNSLQLNQGFGSFSEIAQLAGISKTDWSWSVLLADYDNDGAKDLYITNGLMRDVRNRDYQAMFEQPFDSIKSKLELVKKAPSEKIVNYMYHNVGELKFKNVVDDWGMAQKSFSNGASYVDLDNDGDLDLIVNNIGDNAFIYQNNANNRPGSNYLRLNLVGPEGNYRSYGARAAIYYDNGKMQMLELTNARGYMSTSEPFMHFGVGSVEKLDSLIVRWPSGKTLKKKAVKCNQTLTLKETDASEETGAQLFELTGTVLTKDVTQEIIGEIHSQENYYDDYKKEILIPHKMSTLGPCLATGDVNGDGNDDIYLGGCAGTNGVLYIQQADGGFLPSTSSPWNAHKASEDIDALFFDADGDKDMDLYVASGSNEFAVGSPLYKDRLYINEGAGKFSDGSNRIPALTFSKGVVRAADIDQDGDQDLFVGGRQVPGFYGKSERSAFLINEKGTFVDKTKDLCPEMATAIGMVSGATFVDLDKDRDFDLVVVGEWMSPMVFSNESGKFKNETTKYGMENLKGWWNVILSEDVDGDGDQDLIAGNLGMNTKFKASVEKPFKVFLKDFDENGTWDIYLGSYDRDGKYYPVRGRQCSSEQMPFIKEKYKTYNEFASHSIDDILEGMKEGAIVKDVTEFHSGIFINEGGSFAFKPFNNMDQIAPIQDVVVYDVNKDGYKDLIYGGNYYNREVETTRSDAGVGGILLNDGKGNFKHVPSKQTGLKLTQDLRKLRYVKSGPYDLMIAGFNNANLKAYLLGQQ, from the coding sequence ATGAACACATCAAACTATTATTTTTTCGTTTTAATTATTTTTGGATTTATTGGGTGTACTAAATCAAAAAACAATAAATCCGAATCAGGTACCCTGTTTACACTAATGGATCCGAAGGAGACGGGCATACGCTTTGAAAATACCATTCAGGAAACCGAACAACTTAATTATTATTATTATGATGGAATTTATCAAGGCGCAGGAACTGCTGTACTCGATATTAATAAAGATGGTTTGATGGATGTATTTTTTGTTTCCAATCAAGGGCCGGAAAAATTGTATCTAAATAAGGGTGATTTTAAATTTGAAGATATTTCCAATACTGCAAGAATTGAAGGTGGCCCTGAATGGACCACGGGGGCCACGGTTGCGGATGTCAATGGTGATGGATGGGATGATATATTTATAAGTTGTTTTTTATTGGAAAATGTTGAATTGCGAAAAAACAAATTGTATATAAATAATAAAGACAATACGTTTTCAGAACGTTCAAATGAATTTGGATTAAACGATTCAACTTATACAATTAGTGCAACTTTTTTTGATTATGACCTTGATGGTGATTTAGATATGTTTCAGGTTAATCAGCCACCAAATATCGTTTTAAGAAGAATTTCTTCGAAGTTATGGGAGGCAAATCATTCATGTAAGTTGTTTCGAAATGATAATTTTCATTTTACTGATGTAACAAAAGAAGCAGGCGTATTCACACTAGGATATGCACTGAGTGCAGTGTCTGCTGATGTTAATAACGATGGGTATCCAGATTTGTATGTTACGGTAGATTATAAAGAACCAGATTTCTTATTTTTAAATATGAAGAATGGCACATTCCGGGATGTTGCAAAGTCTGCAATGAACCATTTCTCTTTGTTTAGTATGGGATGTGATATTGCGGATTATAATGACGATGGCTTTTTAGATATTTTTTCAGTGGATATGGTTGCCGAGGACCGGTATAGAAATAAAACCAATATGGCAGGGATGGATATACCTAAGTTTTGGAAAAATGTGGAACTCGGATTTCATTATCAATACATGTTTAATTCTTTACAACTAAATCAAGGCTTCGGTTCGTTTAGTGAAATAGCACAATTGGCAGGTATTTCAAAAACAGATTGGAGTTGGTCGGTTTTATTAGCAGATTACGATAACGATGGAGCTAAGGATTTATACATTACAAATGGTTTAATGCGGGATGTAAGAAATAGAGACTACCAAGCCATGTTTGAACAACCGTTTGATTCAATTAAGAGCAAACTGGAATTGGTTAAGAAGGCACCTTCTGAAAAAATCGTGAATTACATGTACCACAATGTAGGGGAATTAAAATTTAAAAATGTGGTAGATGATTGGGGTATGGCGCAAAAAAGTTTTTCAAATGGTGCATCATATGTTGATTTGGATAATGATGGTGACCTGGACCTCATTGTAAATAATATTGGTGATAATGCTTTTATATATCAAAATAATGCAAATAATCGTCCCGGTAGCAATTACCTGCGTTTGAATTTAGTGGGTCCTGAAGGCAACTACAGATCGTATGGGGCGCGAGCAGCGATTTATTATGATAATGGTAAAATGCAAATGTTGGAATTAACAAATGCACGCGGTTATATGTCAACTTCAGAACCTTTCATGCATTTTGGAGTCGGGTCGGTTGAAAAATTGGATTCATTGATTGTACGATGGCCATCCGGTAAAACTTTAAAAAAGAAAGCTGTTAAATGCAATCAAACACTTACTTTAAAAGAAACTGATGCAAGTGAGGAAACGGGAGCACAGTTATTTGAGTTAACTGGAACCGTTTTAACAAAAGATGTTACTCAGGAAATAATTGGTGAAATTCATTCACAGGAAAATTATTACGATGATTATAAAAAGGAAATATTAATTCCACATAAAATGTCTACACTTGGTCCTTGCTTAGCAACAGGTGATGTTAATGGAGATGGAAATGACGATATTTATTTAGGAGGTTGCGCGGGTACAAATGGAGTTTTGTATATTCAACAAGCAGATGGAGGATTTTTACCTTCAACTTCCAGTCCGTGGAATGCACATAAAGCATCCGAAGATATCGATGCATTATTTTTTGATGCAGATGGAGACAAGGATATGGATCTGTATGTTGCCAGTGGGTCCAATGAATTTGCAGTGGGTTCACCACTTTATAAAGACAGACTTTATATTAATGAAGGTGCAGGAAAATTTAGTGATGGAAGCAATCGGATTCCTGCATTGACATTTAGCAAAGGAGTAGTTCGTGCGGCGGATATTGACCAGGATGGAGATCAGGATTTATTTGTTGGAGGAAGACAAGTCCCAGGTTTTTATGGTAAGTCAGAGCGCTCTGCTTTTTTAATAAATGAAAAAGGAACATTTGTTGACAAAACGAAAGACTTGTGTCCTGAAATGGCAACTGCAATTGGCATGGTTTCAGGCGCAACATTTGTGGATCTGGATAAAGACCGTGATTTCGATCTGGTCGTTGTTGGAGAATGGATGAGTCCAATGGTATTTAGTAATGAATCTGGTAAATTTAAAAACGAAACGACTAAATATGGAATGGAGAATTTAAAAGGTTGGTGGAATGTGATTCTATCAGAAGATGTGGATGGAGATGGAGATCAGGATTTAATTGCAGGTAACCTGGGAATGAATACTAAATTTAAAGCAAGCGTTGAAAAACCATTTAAAGTATTCTTAAAAGATTTTGATGAGAATGGGACTTGGGATATTTACCTGGGTTCTTATGATCGCGATGGAAAATACTATCCGGTGAGAGGCAGACAATGCAGCAGTGAACAAATGCCGTTTATTAAGGAAAAATATAAAACCTACAATGAATTTGCTTCACATTCAATCGATGATATTTTAGAAGGCATGAAAGAAGGTGCTATTGTTAAGGATGTAACGGAATTTCATTCCGGTATATTTATAAATGAAGGAGGTTCATTTGCATTTAAGCCATTTAATAATATGGATCAAATTGCACCCATTCAGGATGTTGTTGTGTACGATGTAAACAAAGATGGATACAAAGACTTAATCTATGGTGGAAATTATTACAATCGGGAAGTTGAAACTACACGAAGTGATGCAGGAGTTGGAGGTATCTTGTTAAATGATGGAAAAGGTAATTTTAAACATGTACCTTCGAAACAAACCGGTTTAAAATTAACCCAGGATTTGCGAAAATTGCGCTATGTAAAAAGTGGACCCTATGACCTTATGATAGCTGGATTCAATAATGCCAATTTGAAAGCATATTTATTAGGGCAACAGTAA
- a CDS encoding VCBS repeat-containing protein, with translation MRIQNKLNSAEINLDFSMLKWTHDTVFILNKRLIQLIIGIGLSFLLTNCTTKNTQADEKSEQGVFELMDSSKTGVLFRNDIVEYDSFNYFYYDEFYEGAGTGIIDVNNDGLQDLFFVSNQGPEKLYLNKGNFQFEDISAKAGIEGGMEWSNGVTIADVNGDGFQDIYISCRLSDIKDYRTNRLYINNKDNTFTERAKEYGIDDAGYTAHASFFDFDLDGDLDLYVVNQPPNSRKYKFEMTGKVDFQYTDHLYENVNGRFVDITKKADVTNYDYGLSVMIGDISNDGYPDIYVANDFDHPDILFLNNQDGTFKDITSISLKHMSTFSMGGDIADMNNDGWLDLIVVDIVAEDHYRNKTNMSGMNPKKFWDLVKHGYQYQYMYNSFQLNQGNGLFSEIALMSGISNTDWSWTTLLTDFNNDGTKDAFITNGLLRDVRNKDFNTKWFEKLGGDISSMNPINAKKGSVLEMINMAPSYKIKNYMYSNTGDLLFKNVTDSWNVNQLSFSQGASSADLDNDGDLDLIVNNMNDLAFVYRNKTTDLKLHNYFQIKLEGPSGNKDGFGTRVKLFIKDHFQMQEMTNVRGYMSTSEPLFHFGLASETKIDSILLRWPDGTYQMFKDVNANQRIVVKYTDANPNKIEQLDFSTKNVFSEEISEQCVPGISYQENEYDDFKKEVLLPHKMSTLGPCLATADVNGDGKEDFYLGGAAGKSGQLFLQNDQQTFDQTANGPWLLHKAQEDLDALFFDADGDGDQDLYVVSGSNEFEENSLLYQDRLYLNNGSGNFQDATKNLPTMLNSKSVAKSGDFDGDGDLDLFVGGRQVPMKYGLSTRSYILINEKGSFQDQTERICSELNGSFGMVTDAWWLDLDNDKDLDLAVVGEWMPLTILINDGGKLINKSKEWKTDQSEGWWNTLAYVDIDEDGDIDLLGGNLGLNSKFKASLDKPFNVYLGDFDKNGTHDTYLGSFDKDGKVYPVRGRQCSSEQMPFIKDKFRTYNEFALASIDQVLEGKLDDAVIKKVHEFRSGVFVNMGTYFEFKAFPNYAQIAPIYSFALIDINRDKHVDLIYGGNYHNREVETTRSDAGVGGILLNRGNLKLESVPSNRTGLFLNNDLREMRLILLGNFPVLLTANNNQIMQANKIYIY, from the coding sequence ATGAGAATTCAAAATAAATTGAATTCAGCTGAAATAAACTTGGATTTTAGTATGCTAAAGTGGACACATGATACTGTTTTTATTTTGAATAAAAGATTGATTCAATTGATAATTGGAATTGGGCTTTCCTTTTTACTAACAAATTGTACAACAAAGAATACCCAAGCAGATGAGAAATCTGAGCAAGGAGTTTTTGAGCTTATGGATTCATCAAAAACAGGCGTTTTGTTTAGGAATGATATTGTAGAGTACGATAGTTTTAATTATTTTTATTACGATGAATTTTATGAAGGGGCAGGTACTGGAATTATTGATGTCAATAATGATGGCTTGCAGGATTTGTTTTTTGTATCAAATCAGGGACCTGAAAAATTATACTTAAACAAAGGAAATTTTCAGTTTGAAGACATCTCAGCGAAAGCGGGTATTGAAGGTGGTATGGAATGGTCTAACGGAGTAACCATAGCCGATGTTAATGGGGATGGCTTTCAGGATATTTATATCTCATGCAGGTTATCCGACATAAAGGATTACCGCACAAATCGATTGTATATCAACAATAAAGACAACACATTTACAGAGCGAGCGAAAGAATATGGAATTGATGATGCTGGTTACACGGCACACGCAAGTTTTTTTGATTTTGATTTAGATGGTGATTTGGATTTATATGTAGTCAATCAACCTCCAAATAGCAGGAAGTATAAATTTGAAATGACCGGCAAAGTAGATTTTCAATATACTGATCATTTATATGAAAATGTTAACGGTCGGTTTGTTGACATTACTAAGAAAGCAGATGTAACAAATTATGATTACGGATTGAGTGTGATGATTGGGGACATTTCAAATGATGGCTATCCGGATATTTATGTAGCAAATGATTTTGATCATCCTGATATCTTATTTTTGAATAATCAGGATGGCACTTTTAAGGATATTACCAGTATAAGTCTTAAGCATATGAGCACTTTTAGTATGGGTGGTGATATTGCCGACATGAATAATGACGGTTGGTTGGATTTGATTGTGGTGGATATTGTTGCTGAAGACCATTATCGGAACAAGACCAATATGAGTGGAATGAATCCCAAGAAATTTTGGGATCTTGTTAAACATGGCTATCAGTATCAATACATGTATAACTCATTCCAATTAAACCAAGGCAACGGCTTATTTAGTGAAATAGCATTGATGTCTGGTATTTCAAATACAGATTGGAGTTGGACAACCTTACTAACTGATTTTAATAATGATGGAACCAAGGATGCATTTATAACAAATGGACTTTTAAGAGACGTTCGAAATAAAGATTTTAATACCAAGTGGTTTGAAAAATTAGGGGGAGATATTTCAAGTATGAATCCAATAAATGCAAAGAAAGGTTCTGTCCTGGAGATGATCAATATGGCTCCTTCATACAAGATTAAAAATTATATGTATTCAAATACCGGGGATCTATTATTTAAAAATGTTACTGATTCCTGGAATGTAAACCAATTGTCATTTTCCCAGGGAGCATCAAGTGCAGATTTGGATAACGACGGCGATTTGGATTTAATAGTTAACAATATGAATGACCTTGCTTTTGTTTATCGCAATAAAACAACTGATTTAAAATTACATAATTATTTTCAAATTAAATTGGAAGGACCATCAGGGAATAAAGATGGTTTTGGTACTCGCGTAAAATTATTTATTAAGGATCATTTTCAAATGCAGGAGATGACCAATGTAAGAGGTTATATGTCAACTTCTGAACCTTTATTTCATTTTGGTCTTGCTTCTGAGACTAAAATTGATTCCATTTTATTAAGATGGCCGGATGGGACATATCAAATGTTTAAAGATGTAAATGCAAACCAACGAATAGTAGTAAAATATACAGACGCAAATCCAAATAAAATTGAACAGTTGGATTTTTCTACAAAGAATGTATTTTCTGAAGAAATTTCAGAGCAATGTGTTCCGGGGATCAGCTATCAGGAAAATGAATACGATGACTTTAAAAAGGAAGTTTTACTTCCGCATAAAATGTCCACTTTAGGACCTTGTTTAGCAACCGCAGATGTCAATGGGGATGGCAAGGAAGATTTTTATTTAGGGGGTGCAGCTGGGAAAAGTGGTCAGTTATTTTTACAAAATGACCAACAGACTTTTGATCAAACTGCAAATGGTCCCTGGTTATTACACAAAGCCCAAGAGGATTTGGATGCCTTATTTTTTGATGCAGATGGAGACGGGGATCAGGACCTTTATGTAGTTTCTGGTAGCAATGAATTTGAAGAAAATTCGCTGCTTTATCAGGATCGTTTGTATTTAAATAATGGTAGTGGAAACTTTCAGGATGCGACAAAAAATTTACCAACTATGCTCAACAGTAAATCTGTGGCAAAAAGTGGTGATTTTGACGGGGATGGAGATCTTGATTTATTTGTAGGAGGAAGACAAGTCCCAATGAAATATGGTTTATCAACGAGAAGTTACATCCTTATTAATGAGAAAGGAAGTTTTCAAGATCAGACCGAACGCATCTGTAGTGAGTTGAATGGTTCATTTGGAATGGTAACCGATGCCTGGTGGTTGGATTTAGACAATGACAAAGATTTGGATTTAGCGGTAGTGGGGGAATGGATGCCACTTACGATATTAATAAATGATGGTGGTAAATTAATTAATAAATCAAAGGAATGGAAAACAGATCAATCTGAAGGTTGGTGGAATACTTTGGCCTATGTTGATATCGATGAGGATGGGGACATTGATTTACTTGGAGGCAATTTAGGTTTGAATTCTAAATTTAAAGCTTCCTTAGATAAACCATTTAATGTTTATTTAGGTGACTTTGATAAAAACGGAACACATGATACCTATCTGGGAAGTTTTGATAAAGATGGTAAAGTGTATCCGGTAAGAGGTCGGCAATGTTCATCTGAACAAATGCCATTTATTAAAGACAAATTCAGAACGTATAACGAATTTGCTTTAGCATCTATTGATCAGGTATTAGAAGGAAAGTTAGATGATGCGGTAATTAAAAAAGTACACGAGTTTCGATCCGGTGTTTTTGTAAATATGGGAACTTATTTTGAATTCAAAGCATTTCCCAATTATGCACAAATTGCTCCAATTTATAGTTTCGCGCTCATTGATATTAACCGGGATAAGCATGTAGATTTAATTTATGGTGGAAATTATCACAATCGTGAAGTAGAAACCACGCGGAGTGATGCAGGAGTTGGTGGGATTTTATTAAATCGCGGAAATTTGAAATTAGAATCTGTACCAAGCAATCGGACCGGTTTATTTCTTAACAATGATTTAAGAGAAATGCGTTTGATCTTACTTGGAAATTTCCCGGTTTTATTAACCGCAAATAATAATCAAATCATGCAGGCTAATAAAATTTATATTTATTAA
- a CDS encoding vanadium-dependent haloperoxidase: MNKLLFIILISGLGACTHKEQSAAVDESFIHYCTDKILDITMEDIYSPPVASRVFVYPYVTCYEVMENGSGRSFMKYISKEWNPKPDFDTSGISYPLAALKSFCIVAKGMVFSEYLIDSLTTEFELKIKDVPKETRQKSELYAEFIAKQVKAWILKDNYAFVKSAAQYTIPDADSTWTITPPSYDKALEPNWKSLRYILLDSINQFFPPAPPLFSKDKNSQFYKYTKAVYDTNNLKNKDFQLLAKYWDDNPNEYFTTGHNTYFTHRISPPGHWLNITKEFCKKNNLNLHESSKIYAHVCLGIFDGIISCWNAKYTCQLIRPVTYINRYIDPKWTPFIQTPPFPEYTSGHSVISGAASEILIHFFGDKSFQDSTIVRWGFDVRSFNSISDAALEASRSRFYGGIHYEFGINEGLIQGRKIGRHVINKLDLLSKNNSNNENSK, translated from the coding sequence ATGAATAAATTATTATTTATTATTTTAATATCTGGACTCGGAGCTTGCACTCACAAAGAGCAATCTGCTGCTGTTGATGAATCTTTTATTCATTATTGTACAGATAAAATATTGGATATAACCATGGAGGATATCTATTCTCCGCCGGTCGCAAGTCGTGTATTCGTTTATCCTTATGTTACTTGTTATGAAGTTATGGAGAATGGTTCTGGACGTTCTTTTATGAAGTATATTTCAAAAGAATGGAATCCGAAACCAGATTTTGATACGTCAGGTATTTCATATCCATTGGCTGCTTTAAAAAGTTTTTGCATTGTTGCAAAGGGGATGGTCTTCAGTGAATATCTGATCGATTCGCTAACAACAGAATTTGAATTGAAGATTAAGGATGTACCAAAGGAAACCCGTCAAAAATCAGAACTTTATGCTGAATTTATTGCTAAACAGGTTAAAGCCTGGATTTTAAAAGATAATTATGCTTTTGTAAAATCAGCTGCACAATATACCATCCCTGATGCGGATAGTACCTGGACCATCACGCCTCCAAGTTATGATAAAGCACTTGAGCCAAATTGGAAATCTTTACGGTATATTTTATTGGATTCCATTAATCAATTTTTCCCGCCGGCTCCTCCACTATTTAGTAAAGATAAGAATTCGCAATTTTATAAATATACTAAAGCGGTATACGATACCAATAATTTAAAAAATAAGGATTTCCAATTATTGGCAAAATACTGGGATGATAATCCAAATGAATATTTTACTACTGGACACAACACCTATTTTACACATCGCATCAGTCCTCCGGGTCATTGGTTAAACATTACCAAAGAATTTTGCAAAAAAAATAATTTAAACCTGCACGAATCCTCTAAAATTTATGCACACGTTTGTCTGGGTATATTTGATGGCATTATAAGTTGTTGGAATGCAAAATATACCTGTCAACTGATACGTCCGGTAACTTATATCAATCGATACATCGATCCGAAATGGACTCCATTTATCCAAACACCACCTTTTCCTGAATATACCAGTGGTCACAGTGTAATTTCAGGTGCGGCTTCGGAAATCTTAATCCACTTTTTTGGAGATAAGTCTTTTCAGGATTCAACCATTGTTCGTTGGGGATTTGATGTAAGATCCTTTAATTCTATTTCTGATGCAGCACTGGAAGCTTCAAGAAGTCGTTTTTATGGCGGCATCCATTATGAGTTTGGTATCAATGAAGGATTGATTCAAGGTCGGAAAATAGGTCGGCATGTAATTAATAAACTGGATTTATTATCAAAAAATAATTCAAACAATGAGAATTCAAAATAA